The nucleotide sequence ATTTCCTACTTTTGCACTTCAAAATGAGATGTAAAATATGTTAATAATTCCAGTAAAAGACGGAGAGTCTATCGACAGAGCTTTAAAAAAGTACAAAAGAAAATTTGACAAAACAAGAGTTGTAAAAGAGCTTAGAGCTAGACAGCAATTCATCAAGCCTTCTGTAACTTTCAGACAAGCGAAATTAAAAGCAGCTCACAAGCAAAGAAACTTGAGCAAAGAAGAACAAGCTTAAGGTTCTTTTTAGCAA is from Epilithonimonas vandammei and encodes:
- the rpsU gene encoding 30S ribosomal protein S21, with amino-acid sequence MLIIPVKDGESIDRALKKYKRKFDKTRVVKELRARQQFIKPSVTFRQAKLKAAHKQRNLSKEEQA